A window from Engraulis encrasicolus isolate BLACKSEA-1 chromosome 13, IST_EnEncr_1.0, whole genome shotgun sequence encodes these proteins:
- the atp5po gene encoding ATP synthase subunit O, mitochondrial, with protein sequence MMAGFGQVRHFSTSVVRPVSKLIKPPITVYGVEGRYATALFSAASKQKALDQVEQDLGRVAGFIKDPKMSSIVMNPHVKRSVKNATLSDALSKAKASPLTINLINVLSENGRLPLAGDVITAFTKMMSAHRGEVTCSVTTAQPLDEASLAELKVALNGFLAKGETIKLETHTDSAILGGMIVSIGDKYVDMSTKTKVQKLTKLIRDS encoded by the exons ATGATGGCTGGATTCGGGCAG GTGCGTCACTTTAGCACGTCGGTCGTCCGACCAGTGTCAAAACTTATTAAG CCCCCAATCACAGTCTATGGGGTGGAGGGCCGCTATGCCACTGCCCTGTTCTCTGCGGCCAGTAAGCAGAAAGCGCTGGACCAGGTGGAGCAGGACTTGGGCCGTGTTGCT GGATTCATCAAGGACCCCAAGATGTCCAGCATTGTCATGAACCCCCACGTCAAGCGCAGCGTGAAGAACGCCACCTTGAGCGACGCCCTCTCCAAGGCCAAGGCATCCCCGCTCACAATCAACCTCATCA ATGTGCTGTCTGAAAATGGCCGCCTGCCCCTGGCTGGTGATGTCATCACCGCGTTCACCAAGATGATGAGCGCCCACCGCGGGGAGGTCACCTGCTCCGTCACCACTGCACAG CCTCTGGATGAAGCCAGCCTGGCTGAGCTGAAAGTTGCCCTGAACGGCTTCTTGGCCAAGGGAGAGACCATCAAGCTGGAGACGCAT acCGACTCGGCCATCCTGGGCGGCATGATCGTCAGCATCGGTGACAAGTACGTGGACATGTCCACCAAGACCAAGGTGCAGAAGCTCACCAAGCTGATCAGGGATTCCTAA
- the slc5a3b gene encoding sodium/myo-inositol cotransporter, which produces MGGALMEGADIAVVALYFVLVLAIGLFAMRRSNRSSVSGYFLAGRSMNWAVIGASLFVSNIGSEHFIGLAGSGAASGFAVGAWEFNALLLLQLLGWVFIPVYIHCGVYTMPEYLAKRYGGRRLKVYFAALSVMLYVFTKLSVDLYAGALFIQESLGWNLYLSIILLIGMTALLTVTGGLVAVIYTDTVQAVLMIGGALSLTVFGLVEVGGLQGVREKYMQAVPNVSAILAASNYTYSYTNSCRIHPKADSLRILRGPLDEDIPWPGFLLGQTPASIWYWCADQVIVQRVLAAKNIAHAKGSTLMAGFLKVLPMFIIVIPGMISRILFVDELACIGPEHCMAVCGSQAGCSNMAYPRLVMSVMPVGLRGLMMAVMIAALMSDLDSIFNSASTIFTLDIYKMLRERASSRELVVIGRLFVVVMVSISIAWVPVIIEMQGGQMYLYIQEIAGYLTPPIAALFMLGVFWPRCNETGAFWGGMTGFALGTLRLVLGFAYRQPRCDQPDERPFFITGVHYMYIAAALFWISGLVAVVVSLCTPPPSEDRIRTTTVWGVPRVEKLPRRDTEEEEEMDSLSKSPVQCNGNGNGTIHKSIPADIKKDPIPLDGADVKLLIPGSNQDHATLSGDLPSPVEHYGNGHMGLMGKENEEEEEEDRGDHDDEDKSVCVRVFDWICGHKEQGKANQTKVSEEEQRRIVMEMLYEPPRVRMLLNCGLVVVCSLGVFMFVYFSL; this is translated from the exons aTGGGTGGTGCGTTGATGGAGGGGGCGGACATCGCGGTGGTGGCCCTGTACTTCGTGCTGGTGCTGGCCATCGGCCTCTTCGCCATGCGGCGCTCCAACCGCAGCTCGGTCAGCGGCTACTTCCTGGCCGGCCGCTCCATGAACTGGGCAGTGATCGGCGCCTCGCTCTTCGTCAGCAACATCGGCAGCGAGCACTTCATCGGCCTGGCGGGCTCGGGCGCGGCCAGCGGCTTCGCAGTGGGCGCCTGGGAGTTCaacgcactgctgctgctgcagctgctgggcTGGGTCTTCATCCCCGTCTACATCCACTGCGGCGTCTACACCATGCCCGAGTACCTGGCCAAGCGCTACGGCGGCCGCCGCCTCAAG GTGTACTTCGCGGCCCTCTCCGTCATGCTGTACGTCTTCACCAAGCTGTCGGTGGACCTGTACGCCGGCGCGCTCTTCATCCAGGAGTCGCTGGGCTGGAACCTGTACCTGTCCATCATCCTGCTCATCGGCATGACGGCCCTGCTGACGGTGACCGGCGGCCTGGTGGCCGTCATCTACACCGACACGGTGCAGGCGGTGCTGATGATCGGCGGGGCGCTGAGTCTCACCGTCTTCGGCCTGGTGGAGGTGGGCGGGCTGCAGGGCGTGCGGGAGAAGTACATGCAG GCGGTACCCAACGTGTCGGCCATCCTGGCGGCCAGCAACTACACCTACTCCTACACCAACTCCTGCCGCATCCACCCCAAAGCGGACTCCCTGAGGATCCTAAGGGGCCCGCTGGACGAGGACATCCCCTGGCCGGGCTTCCTCCTGGGCCAGACCCCCGCCTCCATATGGTACTGGTGCGCCGACCAGGTCATCGTGCAGAGGGTGCTCGCCGCCAAGAACATCGCCCATGCCAaag GTTCCACGCTCATGGCCGGCTTCCTGAAGGTGCTGCCCATGTTCATCATCGTCATCCCGGGCATGATCTCGCGCATCCTGTTCGTGGACGAGCTGGCGTGCATCGGGCCTGAGCACTGCATGGCGGTGTGCGGCAGCCAGGCGGGCTGCTCCAACATGGCATACCCGCGCCTGGTGATGAGCGTGATGCCCGTGGGGCTGCGTGGCCTGATGATGGCCGTGATGATCGCCGCGCTGATGAGCGACCTGGACTCCATCTTCAACAGCGCCAGCACCATCTTCACGCTGGACATCTACAAGATGCTGCGCGAGAGGGCCTCCAGCCGGGAGCTGGTGGTGATTGGCCGGCTGTTCGTGGTCGTCATGGTGAGCATCAGCATCGCCTGGGTACCGGTCATCATCGAGATGCAAGGCGGCCAGATGTACCTGTACATCCAGGAGATCGCGGGGTACCTCACGCCGCCCATCGCCGCCCTCTTCATGCTCGGCGTCTTCTGGCCGCGCTGCAACGAGACGGGCGCGTTCTGGGGCGGCATGACGGGGTTCGCGCTGGGCACCCTGCGCCTGGTGCTGGGCTTCGCCTACCGCCAGCCGCGCTGCGACCAGCCGGACGAGCGgccctttttcatcaccggcGTGCACTACATGTACATAGCCGCCGCGCTCTTCTGGATCTCCGgcctggtggcggtggtggtcagCCTCTGCACCCCTCCCCCCTCGGAGGACAGGATCCGGACAACCACGGTGTGGGGCGTCCCGAGGGTTGAGAAACTTCCGAGAAGAGacaccgaggaggaggaggagatggattcCCTGAGTAAGAGTCCAGTACAGTGTAACGGTAACGGTAACGGCACGATCCACAAGTCCATACCCGCGGACATCAAGAAGGACCCCATACCCCTGGATGGCGCCGATGTGAAGCTTCTCATACCGGGTTCGAACCAGGACCACGCGACCCTGAGCGGCGACCTTCCATCTCCTGTGGAGCATTATGGGAATGGGCACATGGGGCTGATGGGtaaagagaatgaggaagaggaggaggaggacaggggcgaccatgatgatgaagataagtcggtgtgtgtgcgcgtgttcgacTGGATATGCGGGCACAAGGAGCAGGGCAAAGCTAACCAAACCAAAGTGTCGGAGGAAGAACAGAGACGTATCGTCATGGAGATGCTTTACGAGCCGCCCAGGGTCAGGATGCTGCTTAATTGTGGCCTTGTGGTTGTCTGCTCGTTGGgggtgttcatgtttgtgtattTTTCACTATAG